AGTTGCCAATTGTCTTGGTGTACTAGTGTCTCCAATATCTCCAGGTATGCCTTCATTTAGTTCTGGTTCTATATGTACAGGTTGCGTAACGCTATCCCCCAATTGATTAAGTGCTGATTTAAAACCTTTAGGTCCACCTATATGATTTAACAAAAGATTTGCAGCTGTATTATCGCTGAAACGTATTGCTGCACTGCAAATTTCTTCAATGGTCATGCCTTTATCAACATTATCTTTTGCAATTGGAGCATAAGAAAGAACATCTTCTTTTTTATATTTAACTAATTGTTTAAGCTGTTCCAATGAATCTTGTTTTAAAACAGCACCCGCAGCTAACGCCTTGAAAGTAGAACAATAAGCGAACCTATCATCAGCACGATATGCAACTTCTTTATTCGTTTCTGTGTCAAAAGCATATACTCCAAGTTTAGCACCATAATCACTTTCAAGTTGGGAAAATGCAGAATTATATTGTATGTCAGACTTCGTGTTTAAATGTGATTGAGATTCTGTCTTTCCACAACTAGTAAGAAAAAAAATCACAAGCATCATAAGTACACCAAATTTAAGCTTATTTGCCTTCAATTTCAAATTTACTATTTTTTGCATAATATAACTCCTTATTTCTATTTTGGTTTTGTTAAGTTAATATTGTCATACAACCGCCCCATTTAGGAGCTATAATATAATTGAAAGATAAACTATATCTCCTTGAAAGGAGCGATTGATATGAATAATTATAAATACTTTTGAAAACATTATTTGTCCTCGTTGTTTTTCAAGTGATGTTTATAAATTTGGTAAAGACAAACATGGATTTCAAAAATATCAATGTAAGCATTGTAAGCGACAATTTATCTTAGAGAAATCCTCTAAAATTTCTAAAGGATATCCTAGATGCCCTATTTGCCATAAATCAACCTTTGTTTGGCATCGTCATGATACTTACATTCATTTCAAATGTGGTGATAAAAAGTGTACCTTTTCTTTTAAGCTTCCTATTTTCCTAACAAATGATCTTTTTACTTCTCCTCAACTTAAAGCAAAATTTTCTTTTAAGGGTTTCAGGTATCCACCAAATATTATATGAATTTCTTTAACTCTATACTACGATGGCTATTCATCAACAAAAGTTATTAAAAGAATATTAAAGCACATTTATAATGTTTCTGTTTCCCATGTCACAGTCTATACCTGGATAAAAATTTTTGCCCTCTGGTTTCAATTCATTTCTGAAAATCTTATGCCTTATCCCAATACTCTCTTCTGATGAATGGCACGCCGACGAAACATATGTCAAAATTAAAGGCATTGATTACTACCTTTGGCTAATACTAGATTCTAAAACTAGAGTAATTATTTCTTTTGTTTTATCACGCTTTAGAAATTCTACTCAAGCATATAAGTTATTTTTTTATAGTTCCATTCTCACAAGAACTTCACCTAAGAAGATCGTAACTGATAAATGGGATGCTTATAATGAGGCAATAAAAAATCTACATTGTCACACTCTCCACCATAAATATTCAGCTTTTTCAGAGGATTTAAATAACAATTTTATTGAATCATTCAATAAGACTTTTAAAGCCTAGTACAAGACTAAAAAAGGTTTTAGAGAATTTAATTCTGCATTAGCTTTAATTACATCTTTTATTTATCACTATAACTTTTTACGCCCGTACACATCTTTAAATAATCTCACTCCTACCTCAGTCGCAGAGGCCCAATATTCACCTTTAGATATTGAACATTGGCTACTTTTTTAAAAAAGCATCATAGTTTCTATAGGAATTCTTTGCGCTTTTCTTATTTTATTTTTATAAGTTTTTTTGAATATTTATTTTCATATTAACTTAACAGATTCATTTAATCAATTTGTTAAGTTATTTTTTATAACTACTTAACAAAATACATTTCATGATATAAAAAATAAAATACAAAGTTTTCTGAAGTATTGCCAAATATAAATGAAATTAGATTACTTTCCGCAAATCTATATTTTTTACTATTTTTATTAAACTATTAACAATTATACCATATAACACTAATTAATTTATATATATTAACAATATTTTCCCCGTCATACTTTATCCGTTCTATAAAATAATCACGATTTTCTGCATCATATAATTTAAAACCACTTTTATTTAAAGCTTCTATCTGTGCATTTAAACTATCCATAAGTGTTGTAAACACTGGATTTACCATTATGCTTGTACCTCCTTGATACTAATTTTCTATAAGAACTTGTACTCAAGTACTGCTTAAATAACTCTGGATGGTTCTTCTTAAATCTTTTATTATCAAATTTATTAGCAGTTATACTCTTCCAGCCAATTTCATATTCAAGTATCTTTAACAGGTACAATAAAGAATGCACTTAAATTTAAAAAACAAGAGAAACTAAAAACAGGCAATAGCTATTCCACAGATAATTTAGATTATATATTTCTAAGTGAACAAGGGAATTTAATAAACGCAGGAAATTCGGACAAGACATGGTCAAAATTTTTAAGGTCTTTAAATATTCCGCATAAAAAATTTCACGCTCTTAGACATACTTTTGCTACTAAGCAATTCGAGAATAAAACTCCTTTAAAAACTGTTTCCATGATTTTAGGCCATAGTAGTACTGAAATGACTTCTAATGTTTACACCCATGTTTTAAGGAAGGAAAAAGAAAAATCAATCGATATATTAAGTCATTTAAAAACTATGGTGTAAATTTTAAAAAAATGCACCTAAAAATAAGCACTAAAAAAGGCTTTAACCATTGTATTTAAGCCATTCTTTTCCTTGTGGTAGTCCCTAGGAGAATCGAACTCCTGATTTCACCGTGAGAGGGTGACGTCTTAACCACTTGACCAAGGGACCTCATATTCATTTTGCAATCAACATTTATTATTATATATTTCCACACTTGTTTAGTCAATACTTTTTTAAGAATCACTTAAATACAATAAAAATATTTTTATATATTTGCAAATCACTTGCAACTATGTGTATAATATATATTAATTAAATTATACTATACATATTATTACCATATATTATGAAATAATTCTTGATTTTAGGAGGAAGTTTATTTATGCTTACCATAGAAAATTTACATTTTTCCTATACTGGAAAGCCTCCTTATTTAATAGATTCTGTAAATCTACACATTAAGTATGGAAGTTATGTTTCAATAATAGGTGAAAATGGAAGTGCCAAAACTACTTTAATTAAATTAATACTTGGGATTTTACCCCCATTAAAAGGCCATATTCACTTATCTACTAAAAAGATCGGCTATGTTCCTCAACTAATGGAAAATTTTAATTCTCAATTTCCAATTACAGTTTTAGAACTGCTTAAATGTCATATGAAAGTTTTAAAAATAAAAGATAAAAAGCCTATAGATGTATATCTAAATTATGTGGGGATGAATGATTTCAAAAACAGCCTTATAGGAAATTTATCCGGTGGACAACGCCAGAAGATATTTATAGCAAGAGCTATGATGGGCCCACCTGAACTTTTAATACTTGATGAACCTTCTACAGGTATAGATATGATAAGTCAAAAGGAACTATATACCATAATAAAACATTTAAATACCAATTTATCCATAACAGTAATAGCTGTAGAACATAATTTAGAAGCTGCACTTAAAAATTCTACCCACATATGTGTTATGAGAGACAGCAGCCCATCCATATACACCATTAAAGAGTATAAAGAATTATTGAATTTAAAATAAATTAATTTCTTATTTTGGAGGTAATCATGTTACAATACGCTTTTATGCAAAATGCAATTATTGCAGGTATATTTATATCCATATTATGTCCTGCAGTGGGTACTTTTTTAGTTTTAAAAAGATATTCTATGATGGGCGATACCTTATCTCATTCATCCTTTGCAGGAGTCGCAATAGGCATTGTATTTGGATACAATCCTATATTCACGGCTTTTATATTTACCTCCATTGCAGGACTTGTAATAGAATTTTTAAGAGATTATTACAAAAAATATGCAGAATTGATACTTGTAATTGTACTTACCCTATCAGTAGGTATAGCAATCGTACTTATAAGCACTGGAAAGGCCAGCGGAAATGTAAATTCCTATTTATTCGGCAGTATACTTACAGTATCTAAAAATGAGCTCTATACTGTATTCATACTTAGTATAATTTCTGTGATAACTCTATCAATACTTTACAACCAACTGCTCTACATAACTTTTGATGAAAATGGTGCTAAAGTATGTAGGATAAAGGTAAAACTTATAAACTATTTATTTACACTTTTAGTAGGTGCTACAATTTCTGTATCCCTAAGAATACTCGGCATCTTAGTCATCTCATCCATGATAGCAATGCCTGTGGCTGCATCTCTACAGCTGCATAAAGGTTTCAAAATTACACTTATATTTTCTATAATATTTGGATTTTTAGATATAATGGGAGGATTATTGTTATCTTATTATATAAACAGTGCTCCCGGTGGTACTATTGCTTTAGTTTCCGTACTCACTCTTTTAATAGTTCTGGGTTATAAAAAATTATGGAATAAATAGCACAAAATCAGATACCTCTATTATCATATATTTTTATATTTCATTCGTACAAATCACTATCACTACCTTTATCTTTTTATTTGTTTCATGTAATCTTCTATATTCTTATACATACTTGACCAGGAACGCCTGCAGAACATTACTGCTACATCACTTCTTCTAGATCTTTCCTTTATTATTTCCGCCATATTATGACCTACATAATCTGTAAGTACTAGTACTAAATCTGTATTTTCTGGAATTTTAACCTTTCTATCACCCTTTTTTCTTCCTGTAACATGCCCTATCTTATTAAAACCAGTTTCTCTTAACTTTTCAGTTATAGTTCCAAGCTTATCTCCTCCAATAACTAGAATACTCATAGTTTTCCTCCTCTTTCATTTTTACCCTCAATCGATATTGATATTCATTTTCAATTATACCCCATCTTTAAAATTTTGTAAATACATAAACTCAAAAAAGTATAATAAAGTCTTTATATACTCTACTACACTTTTTTAAAAATATTTTCACAAATCTTATACAACTATTTCATTTATCCGGTGGAAAATAAGAATTTCTTTACAGCGAACTCCACCTAAACCTAAGAATCACTTGATTTTCTAATATCTATAAGTTTACTGCCATCTACCTCTGCTTCTTCAAAAGTCCCCATATTATCCATAACATATAGAGCAGATTCTAATATTGCAAAAGCCATAGGACATCCTGATCCTTCTCCTAATCTCATATTTAAATTTAACATAGGATTCAATCCTAACTCTTTCATTACACATTTAGCCGCCGGTTCTGCTGAAAGATGCGAAGGAAATAAAAAATCTACTACCTTTTCATTTAATTTTACAGCACAAAGTGCTGCTACAGAAGATATAAAACCATCTATTACAATAGGCACTCTATTTTTAGCAGCCCCTAAAAAGCATCCACATATTCCTGCTATATCAAATCCTCCTACCTTTGCTATAACATCAATAATATCTTCTGGATTTGGATTATTTATTTTAATGGCATTTTGAACTGCTTTCTTCTTAGCCTTGAATTTATCTTCTGTAATTCCAGAACCTTTTCCCACAGTTTCATTTACTGGCAATTTTAATATAGCACTTAAAACCGCAGAACTTGTGGCCGTATTACATACTCCCATTTCTCCTGTTCCAAATAAATCATATCCTTCTTTTACAAGTCCATCTATTATTTCTATTCCCGTTTCAATTGCTTTTATACACTGTTCTCTGGTCATAGCCGGTCCTTTTGCTATATTTCTAGTACC
This window of the Clostridium kluyveri DSM 555 genome carries:
- the bla gene encoding class A beta-lactamase; amino-acid sequence: MQKIVNLKLKANKLKFGVLMMLVIFFLTSCGKTESQSHLNTKSDIQYNSAFSQLESDYGAKLGVYAFDTETNKEVAYRADDRFAYCSTFKALAAGAVLKQDSLEQLKQLVKYKKEDVLSYAPIAKDNVDKGMTIEEICSAAIRFSDNTAANLLLNHIGGPKGFKSALNQLGDSVTQPVHIEPELNEGIPGDIGDTSTPRQLATDLQAYTTGNILTEDKKKILIDWMAGNTTGNTLIRAGAPKSWIVADKSGTGPYGRRNDIAIVMPPNKKPIIIAILSTHDTKEAKYDDKLIAKASKIIFDSFTTTENKE
- a CDS encoding tyrosine-type recombinase/integrase, with the protein product MKNALKFKKQEKLKTGNSYSTDNLDYIFLSEQGNLINAGNSDKTWSKFLRSLNIPHKKFHALRHTFATKQFENKTPLKTVSMILGHSSTEMTSNVYTHVLRKEKEKSIDILSHLKTMV
- a CDS encoding metal ABC transporter ATP-binding protein; translation: MLTIENLHFSYTGKPPYLIDSVNLHIKYGSYVSIIGENGSAKTTLIKLILGILPPLKGHIHLSTKKIGYVPQLMENFNSQFPITVLELLKCHMKVLKIKDKKPIDVYLNYVGMNDFKNSLIGNLSGGQRQKIFIARAMMGPPELLILDEPSTGIDMISQKELYTIIKHLNTNLSITVIAVEHNLEAALKNSTHICVMRDSSPSIYTIKEYKELLNLK
- a CDS encoding metal ABC transporter permease, translating into MLQYAFMQNAIIAGIFISILCPAVGTFLVLKRYSMMGDTLSHSSFAGVAIGIVFGYNPIFTAFIFTSIAGLVIEFLRDYYKKYAELILVIVLTLSVGIAIVLISTGKASGNVNSYLFGSILTVSKNELYTVFILSIISVITLSILYNQLLYITFDENGAKVCRIKVKLINYLFTLLVGATISVSLRILGILVISSMIAMPVAASLQLHKGFKITLIFSIIFGFLDIMGGLLLSYYINSAPGGTIALVSVLTLLIVLGYKKLWNK
- a CDS encoding DUF2325 domain-containing protein, which gives rise to MSILVIGGDKLGTITEKLRETGFNKIGHVTGRKKGDRKVKIPENTDLVLVLTDYVGHNMAEIIKERSRRSDVAVMFCRRSWSSMYKNIEDYMKQIKR
- the cobT gene encoding nicotinate-nucleotide--dimethylbenzimidazole phosphoribosyltransferase translates to MSLIENTLNKIEKRNEKAMKNAKERLDNLAKPIGSLGELEEIAVKMAGITGKVHNKIHKKNIVIMCSDNGIWEEGISNCPKGLTANITENFVKGITGVCVLGDFFKCDRTIVDIGTDYDFKSDEIINKKIDYGTRNIAKGPAMTREQCIKAIETGIEIIDGLVKEGYDLFGTGEMGVCNTATSSAVLSAILKLPVNETVGKGSGITEDKFKAKKKAVQNAIKINNPNPEDIIDVIAKVGGFDIAGICGCFLGAAKNRVPIVIDGFISSVAALCAVKLNEKVVDFLFPSHLSAEPAAKCVMKELGLNPMLNLNMRLGEGSGCPMAFAILESALYVMDNMGTFEEAEVDGSKLIDIRKSSDS